From the genome of Corallococcus macrosporus DSM 14697:
CCATGCCCATCACCTGGGGTGGCCCCATCGCCGTGTTCCGCTGGGACAGCGCCAACGACGTGGACTTCAAGTGGCTGTCCGTGCGCGAAATCTCGCCGGAGCAGTGAGCCGCTGACAGCAGTCCCCGCCCGCCCCGGTGCGCCCTCCCTGGAGCGCCGGGGCGTGGCGGAGCGCCACGCGAACTCCCCTGAAAAATCGCCAAGCGAAGGTTCCCACGAGGGGTCGTTCAAGAGGGCGCGGGACGACCTCGCATCAGGGTGCATGCCCCCATGCACCTGCTGGGGTCCTGGATGCGCCGCGCCCTCGGCGGTGGGAGGGCACGGGCCATTGCTCAACACGTGAGTGCCTTCCGCGCAAGGCCGCGAGAGCCGGCTCATGGGGAGTCGCTCGAAGCGATTTCAGCGAAGGAGAGACACATCTCCGGCAACGGCGTGATCATCCAGATTACCGTCGGCAGCACCGTCTCCTCGGTGTTCCAGGGCGCGGGCACCCACGCCCAGTACAGCCTGGGCACCGCTGGCGTGTCGACCCGGCGTCGGCTCGACATCACGAATGCCTCCGGCGACAGCTTCCACGTGGGTTGCCGCTGGGGCGTCTGAGGTCGTGAGTCGTTGATTCACGAACCGGGCTGCCGCCGGTGGACTCCTTCGGCGGCGGCTTTCTCCACCCACTCGGACCTCTACGGTGAAGCGGCGCCCTCCCCCGCGAAGCTGCCGTGGAAGGTCACCGGGATGGTCTGGTCGAAGTGCACGGTCGCCAGCGGGCCATCATCCAGGTGCTGGCCATCGAGCACGGCGACATAGGAGTGCTCCGTCTTCGCGTCGTACACGAGGTCGAGCACGAACGCGGAGTCCTGCGCCGCCCCTCGCGGGACGAGCACGGGCTCGGTGGGAAGCTGTCCGTCTGGCAGGACCCACTCCGTGTTCACGCCTCGCTCAAGGTCCATGCGCGTCACGCCGTGGATGCTCCGGTCCGGTCCGTGCCGCTCGGTTTGCGCGAACAGCATGCTGTACCGCGCGCCGTGGAGCCGCGGATGCACCTGTGGAAAATCACAGGGGATGTCGCAGAGCCGGGCTTCGTGCGCCGCGCCGGACTTCAGGTCGAGCTTCACGCGCGTGAGCAGCGGAAGCGGCCCCACCGACTCGAGCTCTCCAATCTCCCCGAGCGAAAACGTCGGGTAGCGGCAGAGGTCGACGCAGGGCCCCCGCGCGTCCTCGAACGCGTTGGCGAAGTGCCAGGTCCAGAAGGGAGCGAGCTCGAACGTCCGAGGCGAATCCATGGCATCCAGGGGCACGACGATGAGCCGGGCGCCGAGCTCGGGCTTCCATTGAAAGAGCTGGGTGACATCCCCCAGGCCCAGCATCGCGCGCAGGAGGTTCAGCTTCACCGGGCCCACGTAGAGGATGAGGTGCCGCTCCGTCGCCATGAAGTCATGCACCATGCTGTGCCAGGGCGCCTCCACGGTGCCGAGCTTCGACGGCTCGCCCGCGTCCGGCAGCGCGTACAGGTCAATCTCCATCTTCCGGCCGTAGCGCACGCCGAAGTTGAACGTCGTCCGGAGCGAAGCGACGCGGTGGGGGTGCGCGGAGAAGGCGCCAGACACGACGCCCAGGTCCGTGGACGCGAGCGTCTCCAGCGTGGCGGGGTCCATCTCCTGGAGGAGGCTGTTCTCCATCAGC
Proteins encoded in this window:
- a CDS encoding carotenoid oxygenase family protein, which translates into the protein MRSEKPVSPLLRSLSRPHGFEPLRVEGRLPESLRGTLFRAGPGLFERFGQRIPHAFEADGAVTAVRFDGSGAWGASRIVESAGYREEQAAGRFLYSSAASWLDRMRLVRKGLSKSTGNTSTFLWKNRLFALMENSLLQEMDPATLETLASTDLGVVSGAFSAHPHRVASLRTTFNFGVRYGRKMEIDLYALPDAGEPSKLGTVEAPWHSMVHDFMATERHLILYVGPVKLNLLRAMLGLGDVTQLFQWKPELGARLIVVPLDAMDSPRTFELAPFWTWHFANAFEDARGPCVDLCRYPTFSLGEIGELESVGPLPLLTRVKLDLKSGAAHEARLCDIPCDFPQVHPRLHGARYSMLFAQTERHGPDRSIHGVTRMDLERGVNTEWVLPDGQLPTEPVLVPRGAAQDSAFVLDLVYDAKTEHSYVAVLDGQHLDDGPLATVHFDQTIPVTFHGSFAGEGAASP